In Mucilaginibacter celer, one DNA window encodes the following:
- a CDS encoding beta-galactosidase, producing MKKIFHLFLTGLFLSICTVSYGQGSNDHIFPASAAAKPYIDFDSKGFLVNGKRTFIVSAGLEYARIPRQLWYDRLLKIKRAGFNCIEIYTIWNFHEPTEGKFDFTGDRDLNAFLKMVKDLGMYSIVRVGPYYCAEWDFGGYPIWLKFKPGLKVREPNPQFEKYVDRFFDHLLPIVTNNQINKGGSVILVQLENEHPNGWGTAMPDSYFKHLQTRALDAGIQVPYFFSGLHHASDPAGDGKLDDAKRPNPWFSTEFWSVWYSQYSAKPGDDDLYNRRTWKIIAHGGNGYNYYMVHGGSNFGYTNNDEDAASYDYGAAIGQAGDLRPIYYTFKRAALFSRSFQDVLENSVADSSYSKLITDTALKVTARKSPAGDIVFIDNPGKKAISTLLNTAGGKKPLTVLPGEIYPLIHNFKLNDEVTIDRALTRVFAVVKQANTTTVIVDVEKGQAIDLGFKTKSTPSTANPAVKISGSSVNITEVMTAIQKPLEYLFKAGNQTIRVLVMNRQWTDKTFITEVNGLNYVLSGAGYIAGTTIKNNQLSAQIESPLLSTTNTAVWLYSDKKSTQLTTSEQNTFNQPSSIALNNWMIKDATGFAAANYKTVNWLPSVNPLPMGADGDISPDAWYRTLVNIPETGKYTLQVNGGGRGQAFIDGKPAAKWKLNNAELTLDLKKGKHTLAIFAAHDGRDKLAAYIGPVDEVDSKGVFGKALIKKGGPFISELGNWYYTPAQKGDVSQGPPAFDTTRFKKYKIGTDVFNTKEGYAWFHTIIPQQPAGTSKLALLFKSVDENATVFINGKKVFHHNGWNQPFQVELTDAATLKAPIALSVFIENYSNEGGIDQPVKINAIGDAQVITNWQMKGGPGNPADKNGWQKMIVGKDTTGGPHFYRSSFSTPQVKGKTLIWRFDPKGLGHGTVWVNGHNIGRYPEKIPVSSLYIPECWLNNGLNQLVIYDEDGRQPNQSTIVAEQVAGRTITLQKADLN from the coding sequence ATGAAGAAAATCTTCCACCTGTTTTTAACAGGCCTGTTTTTATCGATTTGCACCGTATCGTACGGCCAAGGCTCCAACGATCATATCTTCCCCGCATCTGCGGCAGCAAAACCTTATATCGATTTCGATAGCAAAGGATTCCTCGTCAACGGCAAACGCACGTTCATCGTTTCGGCAGGATTAGAGTACGCTCGTATCCCGCGACAGCTTTGGTACGATAGGTTATTAAAGATAAAACGTGCCGGTTTCAACTGTATCGAGATTTACACCATCTGGAATTTTCACGAACCAACGGAAGGCAAATTTGATTTTACCGGCGATCGTGACCTGAATGCTTTCCTGAAAATGGTGAAAGATTTGGGCATGTATTCTATAGTTCGTGTAGGTCCATATTACTGTGCCGAGTGGGATTTTGGCGGTTACCCCATCTGGCTCAAATTTAAACCCGGGCTAAAAGTAAGGGAACCTAACCCGCAGTTTGAAAAATATGTTGATCGCTTTTTTGATCATCTGCTGCCTATCGTAACCAATAATCAAATAAATAAAGGTGGTTCGGTAATATTGGTACAGCTGGAAAATGAGCATCCCAACGGCTGGGGAACCGCGATGCCCGATAGCTACTTTAAACATTTGCAAACCAGGGCGCTTGATGCAGGCATCCAGGTCCCTTACTTTTTCAGCGGCCTGCACCACGCCAGCGACCCCGCCGGGGATGGAAAGCTTGACGATGCAAAACGCCCTAATCCATGGTTCTCTACCGAGTTTTGGAGCGTATGGTACTCGCAATACAGCGCGAAACCGGGCGATGATGACTTGTACAACCGCCGCACCTGGAAGATCATTGCTCACGGAGGAAACGGTTATAACTACTACATGGTGCATGGTGGATCGAATTTTGGTTACACCAATAATGATGAAGACGCAGCATCATACGATTACGGCGCCGCCATTGGTCAGGCAGGTGATTTAAGGCCGATATACTACACCTTTAAACGTGCAGCCCTGTTTAGCCGTAGCTTTCAGGATGTTTTAGAAAACAGCGTTGCTGATTCATCTTACAGTAAATTGATTACGGATACTGCATTAAAAGTAACTGCGCGTAAAAGTCCGGCGGGCGATATCGTTTTTATTGACAATCCCGGTAAAAAAGCAATATCAACATTATTAAACACCGCTGGCGGTAAAAAGCCATTAACTGTGTTGCCCGGCGAGATTTATCCCCTCATCCATAACTTTAAACTTAATGATGAAGTTACGATTGATCGGGCCTTGACGAGGGTATTTGCCGTTGTAAAGCAAGCCAATACTACAACGGTTATTGTTGATGTTGAAAAGGGACAGGCGATTGATCTGGGCTTTAAAACTAAGAGCACACCTTCAACTGCAAACCCGGCAGTGAAAATTAGTGGTTCATCGGTAAATATTACTGAAGTGATGACTGCCATCCAAAAGCCTTTAGAATATCTCTTCAAAGCCGGTAACCAAACTATCCGCGTATTGGTTATGAACAGGCAGTGGACTGATAAAACTTTCATTACCGAAGTTAATGGCCTGAATTATGTTTTAAGCGGGGCGGGCTATATTGCCGGTACAACAATAAAAAACAACCAATTATCGGCTCAAATTGAAAGCCCGCTGTTATCAACAACAAACACCGCGGTTTGGCTCTATTCCGATAAAAAATCGACACAATTAACAACGTCAGAACAAAATACCTTTAATCAACCATCATCAATAGCGTTAAATAATTGGATGATTAAGGATGCAACCGGTTTTGCCGCGGCAAATTATAAAACGGTTAATTGGCTACCATCTGTTAACCCGTTGCCGATGGGTGCTGATGGTGATATCAGCCCGGATGCCTGGTACCGTACATTGGTCAATATCCCTGAAACGGGTAAATACACTTTACAGGTAAACGGCGGCGGTAGGGGGCAGGCTTTTATTGATGGTAAGCCAGCTGCAAAATGGAAATTAAACAACGCTGAACTTACTTTAGATCTGAAAAAAGGAAAACACACTTTAGCCATATTCGCTGCACATGATGGCCGTGATAAACTTGCCGCTTATATTGGGCCTGTTGATGAGGTTGACAGCAAAGGAGTTTTCGGCAAAGCACTTATTAAAAAAGGGGGACCGTTTATCAGTGAATTAGGTAACTGGTATTACACGCCTGCGCAAAAAGGAGACGTTAGCCAGGGGCCGCCGGCATTTGATACCACCAGGTTCAAAAAATACAAAATAGGCACCGACGTATTTAACACCAAAGAGGGATATGCATGGTTCCATACCATTATCCCGCAACAGCCTGCAGGTACCAGTAAGCTTGCTCTTTTATTTAAAAGCGTTGATGAAAATGCAACAGTATTTATCAACGGTAAAAAAGTGTTTCACCACAATGGCTGGAACCAACCTTTCCAGGTGGAGTTGACCGATGCTGCTACATTAAAAGCACCGATAGCATTAAGCGTATTTATTGAAAACTACTCGAACGAAGGCGGTATCGATCAGCCTGTAAAAATAAACGCCATTGGCGATGCACAGGTAATAACCAACTGGCAAATGAAGGGCGGCCCCGGAAACCCGGCGGATAAAAATGGCTGGCAAAAAATGATCGTTGGTAAAGATACAACCGGCGGCCCGCATTTCTATCGTTCGTCATTCAGCACACCGCAGGTAAAAGGCAAAACGCTCATCTGGCGTTTTGATCCTAAAGGCCTGGGGCATGGTACAGTTTGGGTCAACGGGCATAACATTGGCCGATATCCCGAAAAGATCCCGGTATCAAGTTTATATATCCCGGAGTGCTGGCTTAATAATGGCTTAAATCAACTGGTGATTTATGATGAAGATGGC